In Papaver somniferum cultivar HN1 chromosome 1, ASM357369v1, whole genome shotgun sequence, a genomic segment contains:
- the LOC113329877 gene encoding uncharacterized protein LOC113329877, which produces MEIEEIGSFPPLPLLSLNHISLLCRSLNASVRFYEEILGFIMIKRPSSFGFDGAWLFNYGVGIHLLKNSSIGPSDFLRESRPLNPKDNHISFQCTDIGLVKRRLEEMGIGHAKATVEDSGIRVDQVFFHDPDGYMIEICNCENLPVLPLSSSTSFKDVAKTIACKNVGGIPCGLLVESMMMESLSVEMLNMSF; this is translated from the exons ATGGAGATAGAAGAAATAGGAAGCTTTCCTCCATTGCCACTTCTATCATTAAATCACATTTCGTTGTTGTGCAGATCCCTGAATGCTTCAGTCCGATTTTACGAAGAGATCTTGGGTTTCATTATGATCAAACGCCCATCATCTTTCGGCTTTGACGGAGCTTG GTTGTTCAACTATGGGGTTGGAATACACTTGCTAAAGAACAGTTCCATCGGGCCTTCTGATTTCTTAAGAGAATCACGACCCCTTAATCCAAAGGATAACCATATCTCTTTCCAA TGCACTGATATTGGACTCGTGAAGAGGAGACTGGAAGAAATGGGAATCGGGCATGCGAAGGCAACAGTAGAGGATAGTGGGATAAGGGTTGATCAAGTGTTTTTCCACGACCCGGATGGTTATATGATCGAAATATGCAATTGCGAGAATCTTCCTGTTCTCCCGCTCTCTTCTTCCACCTCTTTCAAGGACGTAGCTAAGACAATTGCATGCAAAAATGTTGGGGGAATTCCGTGTGGGTTATTGGTGGAGAGTATGATGATGGAGAGCTTGAGCGTGGAAATGCTTAATATGTCATTCTAA